A single genomic interval of Malania oleifera isolate guangnan ecotype guangnan chromosome 11, ASM2987363v1, whole genome shotgun sequence harbors:
- the LOC131168129 gene encoding uncharacterized protein LOC131168129, giving the protein MPCLDISTNVSLEDGVSTESLFSELTKVVSAIVGKPPAYVMVLLKGSVAIRFGGNKEPAAFAEIVSMGGINSEVKRKLIAAIGTILESKLSIPPSRFVLKVHDTTAGKSKNNINSKL; this is encoded by the exons atgcctTGCCTTGACATTTCAACCAACGTGAGCCTGGAGGATGGAGTCAGCACAGAGTCCCTCTTCTCCGAATTAACAAAAGTTGTCTCTGCCATCGTCGGAAAACCTCCCGCT TATGTGATGGTGCTTCTAAAGGGATCGGTGGCCATAAGATTTGGGGGAAACAAAGAGCCTGCTGCGTTTGCTGAGATAGTATCAATGGGGGGTATCAACTCAGAAGTGAAGAGAAAGCTAATTGCTGCAATTGGCACAATCCTAGAGAGCAAGTTGTCTATCCCTCCCTCGCGGTTTGTCCTCAAAGTCCACGACACAACGGCAGGAAAAAGCAAGAACAATATTAACTCAAAACTGTGA